One window of Pedobacter faecalis genomic DNA carries:
- a CDS encoding TonB-dependent receptor: protein MRFLKYIYILLLVATVSNVAAQDPVKTEEKAVTEEIEVVRPYKPVLAEAVKLRRSPDLNDVKTYKAKFNYSLSDRRLELNSDINKLKAQEVAPAREEELTNNYVKGAFGTAKTIFGEAYANIGRDEALQAGAFFRHFSQSGKLNKQQSDQQTLSAFGRSITDNNTFSGRVNFQRHGLFFYGFDENAIVHPEPEKQVLNFFEAEGEVVSKYTEDPDAFSYAAKINGYVWGDRFNAGENSVILNGYLNKRIKSFNLGLASSVELGKTKDSLSVGNNIFKLNPHIKLQTNGIVIKAGVNFVQEFGDFSSTRIFPAVTADFTLIPDYLQIYGEVKGDVDRNSLKHFTDENPFLNRNISIKNTIEKLNISGGIKGTAGPGFGYKARIYHRQIEDMPLFVNNYYEPNKFDVIYDFGTMKLVGLEGELSVQISDALKWTGKLIFEDYKPASESQSWFKPQMRLSSDLSFNITKELTMEASVAVQDDSKAKIYTAAPPSPYFVPVLQNERVVTVKGFVDLGAGASYRINEKFAAFLRVNNLLNSNYNRYLYYQTIGMNIFGGLSYSF from the coding sequence ATGAGATTTCTTAAATATATCTATATATTATTATTAGTTGCGACCGTCTCTAATGTTGCTGCTCAGGACCCGGTGAAAACAGAAGAAAAGGCTGTTACGGAAGAAATTGAGGTTGTAAGGCCTTATAAGCCAGTCTTAGCTGAGGCGGTAAAACTCCGACGCAGCCCGGACCTAAACGATGTTAAAACCTACAAAGCCAAATTTAACTATAGCTTGTCTGACAGAAGGCTTGAACTTAATTCAGACATCAACAAATTGAAGGCCCAGGAAGTTGCCCCGGCACGGGAGGAAGAACTTACCAACAACTACGTTAAGGGGGCTTTCGGTACCGCTAAAACCATATTTGGAGAGGCCTATGCCAACATTGGCCGTGACGAAGCACTTCAGGCAGGCGCTTTTTTTCGGCACTTTAGTCAATCCGGAAAACTAAATAAACAACAATCTGATCAGCAAACGCTTAGCGCTTTCGGCAGAAGTATCACGGATAATAATACGTTTAGCGGAAGAGTAAACTTCCAAAGACACGGTTTATTCTTTTATGGATTTGACGAGAACGCGATAGTTCATCCAGAGCCGGAAAAGCAGGTACTTAACTTCTTTGAAGCGGAAGGGGAAGTAGTTAGCAAGTATACCGAGGATCCTGACGCATTTAGCTATGCGGCGAAGATAAACGGTTATGTGTGGGGCGATCGCTTCAATGCAGGCGAAAACTCGGTGATTCTGAACGGCTATTTGAACAAACGGATCAAGAGCTTCAACTTGGGCCTGGCAAGTTCTGTAGAACTGGGAAAAACGAAAGATTCGTTGTCGGTCGGCAATAACATCTTTAAATTGAATCCGCATATCAAACTTCAGACGAATGGGATAGTTATTAAAGCAGGAGTCAACTTTGTACAAGAATTTGGTGATTTTTCGTCGACCAGGATATTTCCAGCCGTTACTGCTGACTTCACTTTAATTCCGGACTATCTGCAGATATATGGGGAAGTCAAAGGGGATGTTGACCGTAATTCATTGAAGCACTTTACGGATGAGAATCCCTTTTTAAACCGGAATATCAGCATAAAAAATACAATCGAAAAGCTCAATATAAGCGGTGGCATTAAAGGTACTGCCGGCCCTGGCTTTGGCTACAAAGCACGTATCTATCACCGTCAGATAGAAGATATGCCCTTGTTTGTGAACAACTATTACGAGCCAAATAAATTTGATGTTATTTATGACTTCGGGACGATGAAACTGGTTGGACTGGAAGGAGAATTGTCCGTTCAGATAAGTGATGCGCTCAAATGGACAGGAAAACTGATTTTTGAGGACTACAAACCTGCCTCGGAATCGCAGAGCTGGTTCAAGCCCCAAATGCGTCTAAGTTCCGACTTATCTTTCAACATCACCAAAGAACTCACAATGGAGGCATCGGTTGCTGTGCAGGATGATAGCAAAGCCAAAATATATACAGCAGCCCCTCCCAGCCCCTACTTTGTACCTGTTTTGCAGAACGAAAGAGTGGTCACCGTGAAGGGGTTCGTTGATTTAGGCGCAGGTGCTTCGTATAGGATAAACGAAAAGTTTGCTGCTTTCTTAAGAGTCAACAATCTATTGAACAGTAACTACAACAGGTACTTGTACTACCAGACTATAGGTATGAACATTTTTGGTGGCTTGAGTTATTCATTTTAG